Proteins from a single region of Neodiprion virginianus isolate iyNeoVirg1 chromosome 4, iyNeoVirg1.1, whole genome shotgun sequence:
- the LOC124302210 gene encoding unc-112-related protein-like isoform X3: MNFIFTGDIAMDWSDHALWWPARNDWLTRTKSTLDQYGVAADAVLHFTPMHKTLRVQLPDLRCLDCRVDFSVKTFNAVINLCKELGIRHPEELSFCKPLEPNHLKYNLKDLPVKKKIEIQKNGQWNVSPDTNTFIPATQSPSGSTGSLDQSSPFMCAPVTPNNKNHSTPISSPVSQTGTWKRNNNSSGFGSNGSFNANNSTMSLEALNGGLSDSLAHSPSFVSPETRSQVIRPKTLVERARMNVAWLDSSLSIMEQGIREFDTLRLKFKFYSFYDLNPKTDAVRINMIYEQAKWQLLAEELDCTEEEMLMFAALQVQVNLQASVPQPNFDSNGSASPVEDDIDAALTDLQVTLEGSSIGNSPSDITQVPELCDYLRFLKPKRFTLKAFKRYWFTCRDLQLRLYKTKEELNGSGSPVHSINLRGCEVTPDVNLSQGRYGIRLEVPSAEGMTEMWIRCDTEQQYAKWMAACRLAAKGRSLADATYETEVNSIMAFLQLQRPAPAPAINPSSLDINPEDYVAPRFAKKLKGKLVQRILEAHTNVKDLPLIEAKLNYIKAWQSLPDYGISLFIVKFMDKSKEELLGVANNRLMRMELSSGDHLRTWRYNTMKAWNVNWEVKHMMVQFEEGNVIFECHSADCKVVHEFIGGYIFLSMRSKEANQTLNEELFHKLTGGWV; the protein is encoded by the exons atgaattttattttcactggcG ACATCGCGATGGACTGGTCCGATCACGCGTTGTGGTGGCCAGCTCGGAACGATTGGCTAACCAGAACTAAGAGCACCCTGGATCAGTACGGAGTTGCAGCCGATGCTGTGCTCCACTTCACCCCCATGCACAAGACTCTTAGGGTTCAGTTACCGGATCTTCGTTGCCTCGACTGCAGAGTCGACTTCTCTGTCAAGACATTCAACGCCGTCATCAATCTCTGCAAGGAGTTAG GCATCAGACACCCTGAGGAGTTATCGTTCTGCAAACCGCTCGAGCCCAATCACTTGAAGTACAACTTGAAGGATCTTCctgtgaagaagaaaattgaaatacagaaaaatgGCCAGTGGAACGTGTCTCCGGATACCAACACTTTCATTCCGGCTACGCAGAGTCCGAGTGGCTCTACCGGCAGTCTCGACCAGAGCAGTCCGTTCATGTGCGCTCCGGTGACGCCGAATAATAAGAATCACAGCACACCCATAAGCTCGCCAGTCTCC CAGACTGGAACCTGGAAGCGTAACAACAACTCATCCGGCTTTGGTAGCAACGGTTCCTTCAATGCCAACAACAGTACGATGAGTTTAGAGGCATTGAACGGTGGTCTGAGCGATTCTCTGGCGCACAGTCCATCCTTCGTGTCTCCCGAGACGCGGTCACAAGTTATCAGACCAAAGACCCTGGTGGAACGAGCCAGGATGAACGTCGCCTGGCTGGATTCTTCGCTGTCTATAATGGAGCAGGGAATCAGAGAGTTCGATACTCTAAGGCTAAAGTTCAAATTCTACTCGTTTTACGATCTGAACCCAAAAACCGACGCTGTACGCATCAATATGATATACGAACAAGCCAAGTGGCAATTGCTTGCCGAAGAACTCGACTGCACCGAGGAGGAGATGCTTATGTTTGCAGCCCTGCAG GTTCAAGTGAACCTCCAGGCGAGCGTGCCGCAGCCAAATTTTGACAGCAACGGATCCGCAAGCCCCGTAGAGGACGACATAGACGCCGCGCTCACAGACCTTCAGGTCACCTTGGAGGGGAGCAGCATCGGCAACAGTCCGAGTGACATTACTCAGGTTCCGGAGCTTTGCGACTATCTCCGCTTCCTAAAACCAAAACGATTCACTCTCAAGGCGTTTAAACGCTACTGGTTCACATGCAGAGACCTTCAGCTGAGGTTGTACAAGACTAAGGAAGAATTGAACGGATCTGGATCACCTGTTCACAGCATTAATCTTCGCGGATGCGAAGTCACGCCTGACGTTAACCTTTCGCAAGGTCGGTACGGAATCAGACTCGAAGTACCCAGTGCTGAGGGCATGACGGAAATGTGGATTAGGTGTGACACG GAGCAACAATATGCAAAGTGGATGGCAGCCTGCAGATTAGCTGCAAAGGGACGCAGCTTGGCTGACGCTACGTACGAAACTGAGGTCAACAGTATAATGGCGTTTTTGCAACTTCAAAGACCTGCTCCTGCTCCAGCAATCAATCCGAGTTCTTTAGATATCAATCCAGAAGATTATGTAGCTCCAAGATTTGCGAAGAAGCTAAAGGGCAAG TTGGTTCAGAGAATATTGGAGGCTCACACCAACGTCAAAGACTTGCCACTCATCGAGGCTAAATTGAACTACATCAAGGCGTGGCAGTCACTTCCAGACTATGGCATATCTTTGTTCATAGTCAAGTTTATGGACAAAAGCAAGGAAGAACTTCTCGGCGTTGCGAACAATAGGCTTATGAGGATGGAGCTGAGCAGCGGGGATCATCTCAGAACATGGAGATACAATACCATGAAG GCATGGAACGTTAACTGGGAAGTCAAGCACATGATGGTACAGTTCGAGGAAGGTAATGTCATATTCGAATGTCATTCAGCCGACTGTAAGGTTGTTCACGAGTTCATCGGGGGCTACATATTCCTCTCAATGCGTTCTAAAGAGGCTAATCAAACCCTGAATGAGGAATTGTTCCACAAACTGACAGGAGGATGGGTATAA
- the LOC124302210 gene encoding unc-112-related protein-like isoform X1 → MYSDGHEVDGSWVLRVFVTDLQVERSLRVKGELHIGGVMLRLVEDLDIAMDWSDHALWWPARNDWLTRTKSTLDQYGVAADAVLHFTPMHKTLRVQLPDLRCLDCRVDFSVKTFNAVINLCKELGIRHPEELSFCKPLEPNHLKYNLKDLPVKKKIEIQKNGQWNVSPDTNTFIPATQSPSGSTGSLDQSSPFMCAPVTPNNKNHSTPISSPVSQTGTWKRNNNSSGFGSNGSFNANNSTMSLEALNGGLSDSLAHSPSFVSPETRSQVIRPKTLVERARMNVAWLDSSLSIMEQGIREFDTLRLKFKFYSFYDLNPKTDAVRINMIYEQAKWQLLAEELDCTEEEMLMFAALQVQVNLQASVPQPNFDSNGSASPVEDDIDAALTDLQVTLEGSSIGNSPSDITQVPELCDYLRFLKPKRFTLKAFKRYWFTCRDLQLRLYKTKEELNGSGSPVHSINLRGCEVTPDVNLSQGRYGIRLEVPSAEGMTEMWIRCDTEQQYAKWMAACRLAAKGRSLADATYETEVNSIMAFLQLQRPAPAPAINPSSLDINPEDYVAPRFAKKLKGKLVQRILEAHTNVKDLPLIEAKLNYIKAWQSLPDYGISLFIVKFMDKSKEELLGVANNRLMRMELSSGDHLRTWRYNTMKAWNVNWEVKHMMVQFEEGNVIFECHSADCKVVHEFIGGYIFLSMRSKEANQTLNEELFHKLTGGWV, encoded by the exons ACATCGCGATGGACTGGTCCGATCACGCGTTGTGGTGGCCAGCTCGGAACGATTGGCTAACCAGAACTAAGAGCACCCTGGATCAGTACGGAGTTGCAGCCGATGCTGTGCTCCACTTCACCCCCATGCACAAGACTCTTAGGGTTCAGTTACCGGATCTTCGTTGCCTCGACTGCAGAGTCGACTTCTCTGTCAAGACATTCAACGCCGTCATCAATCTCTGCAAGGAGTTAG GCATCAGACACCCTGAGGAGTTATCGTTCTGCAAACCGCTCGAGCCCAATCACTTGAAGTACAACTTGAAGGATCTTCctgtgaagaagaaaattgaaatacagaaaaatgGCCAGTGGAACGTGTCTCCGGATACCAACACTTTCATTCCGGCTACGCAGAGTCCGAGTGGCTCTACCGGCAGTCTCGACCAGAGCAGTCCGTTCATGTGCGCTCCGGTGACGCCGAATAATAAGAATCACAGCACACCCATAAGCTCGCCAGTCTCC CAGACTGGAACCTGGAAGCGTAACAACAACTCATCCGGCTTTGGTAGCAACGGTTCCTTCAATGCCAACAACAGTACGATGAGTTTAGAGGCATTGAACGGTGGTCTGAGCGATTCTCTGGCGCACAGTCCATCCTTCGTGTCTCCCGAGACGCGGTCACAAGTTATCAGACCAAAGACCCTGGTGGAACGAGCCAGGATGAACGTCGCCTGGCTGGATTCTTCGCTGTCTATAATGGAGCAGGGAATCAGAGAGTTCGATACTCTAAGGCTAAAGTTCAAATTCTACTCGTTTTACGATCTGAACCCAAAAACCGACGCTGTACGCATCAATATGATATACGAACAAGCCAAGTGGCAATTGCTTGCCGAAGAACTCGACTGCACCGAGGAGGAGATGCTTATGTTTGCAGCCCTGCAG GTTCAAGTGAACCTCCAGGCGAGCGTGCCGCAGCCAAATTTTGACAGCAACGGATCCGCAAGCCCCGTAGAGGACGACATAGACGCCGCGCTCACAGACCTTCAGGTCACCTTGGAGGGGAGCAGCATCGGCAACAGTCCGAGTGACATTACTCAGGTTCCGGAGCTTTGCGACTATCTCCGCTTCCTAAAACCAAAACGATTCACTCTCAAGGCGTTTAAACGCTACTGGTTCACATGCAGAGACCTTCAGCTGAGGTTGTACAAGACTAAGGAAGAATTGAACGGATCTGGATCACCTGTTCACAGCATTAATCTTCGCGGATGCGAAGTCACGCCTGACGTTAACCTTTCGCAAGGTCGGTACGGAATCAGACTCGAAGTACCCAGTGCTGAGGGCATGACGGAAATGTGGATTAGGTGTGACACG GAGCAACAATATGCAAAGTGGATGGCAGCCTGCAGATTAGCTGCAAAGGGACGCAGCTTGGCTGACGCTACGTACGAAACTGAGGTCAACAGTATAATGGCGTTTTTGCAACTTCAAAGACCTGCTCCTGCTCCAGCAATCAATCCGAGTTCTTTAGATATCAATCCAGAAGATTATGTAGCTCCAAGATTTGCGAAGAAGCTAAAGGGCAAG TTGGTTCAGAGAATATTGGAGGCTCACACCAACGTCAAAGACTTGCCACTCATCGAGGCTAAATTGAACTACATCAAGGCGTGGCAGTCACTTCCAGACTATGGCATATCTTTGTTCATAGTCAAGTTTATGGACAAAAGCAAGGAAGAACTTCTCGGCGTTGCGAACAATAGGCTTATGAGGATGGAGCTGAGCAGCGGGGATCATCTCAGAACATGGAGATACAATACCATGAAG GCATGGAACGTTAACTGGGAAGTCAAGCACATGATGGTACAGTTCGAGGAAGGTAATGTCATATTCGAATGTCATTCAGCCGACTGTAAGGTTGTTCACGAGTTCATCGGGGGCTACATATTCCTCTCAATGCGTTCTAAAGAGGCTAATCAAACCCTGAATGAGGAATTGTTCCACAAACTGACAGGAGGATGGGTATAA
- the LOC124302210 gene encoding unc-112-related protein-like isoform X2 produces MYSDGHEVDGSWVLRVFVTDLQVERSLRVKGELHIGGVMLRLVEDLDIAMDWSDHALWWPARNDWLTRTKSTLDQYGVAADAVLHFTPMHKTLRVQLPDLRCLDCRVDFSVKTFNAVINLCKELGIRHPEELSFCKPLEPNHLKYNLKDLPVKKKIEIQKNGQWNVSPDTNTFIPATQSPSGSTGSLDQSSPFMCAPVTPNNKNHSTPISSPVSTGTWKRNNNSSGFGSNGSFNANNSTMSLEALNGGLSDSLAHSPSFVSPETRSQVIRPKTLVERARMNVAWLDSSLSIMEQGIREFDTLRLKFKFYSFYDLNPKTDAVRINMIYEQAKWQLLAEELDCTEEEMLMFAALQVQVNLQASVPQPNFDSNGSASPVEDDIDAALTDLQVTLEGSSIGNSPSDITQVPELCDYLRFLKPKRFTLKAFKRYWFTCRDLQLRLYKTKEELNGSGSPVHSINLRGCEVTPDVNLSQGRYGIRLEVPSAEGMTEMWIRCDTEQQYAKWMAACRLAAKGRSLADATYETEVNSIMAFLQLQRPAPAPAINPSSLDINPEDYVAPRFAKKLKGKLVQRILEAHTNVKDLPLIEAKLNYIKAWQSLPDYGISLFIVKFMDKSKEELLGVANNRLMRMELSSGDHLRTWRYNTMKAWNVNWEVKHMMVQFEEGNVIFECHSADCKVVHEFIGGYIFLSMRSKEANQTLNEELFHKLTGGWV; encoded by the exons ACATCGCGATGGACTGGTCCGATCACGCGTTGTGGTGGCCAGCTCGGAACGATTGGCTAACCAGAACTAAGAGCACCCTGGATCAGTACGGAGTTGCAGCCGATGCTGTGCTCCACTTCACCCCCATGCACAAGACTCTTAGGGTTCAGTTACCGGATCTTCGTTGCCTCGACTGCAGAGTCGACTTCTCTGTCAAGACATTCAACGCCGTCATCAATCTCTGCAAGGAGTTAG GCATCAGACACCCTGAGGAGTTATCGTTCTGCAAACCGCTCGAGCCCAATCACTTGAAGTACAACTTGAAGGATCTTCctgtgaagaagaaaattgaaatacagaaaaatgGCCAGTGGAACGTGTCTCCGGATACCAACACTTTCATTCCGGCTACGCAGAGTCCGAGTGGCTCTACCGGCAGTCTCGACCAGAGCAGTCCGTTCATGTGCGCTCCGGTGACGCCGAATAATAAGAATCACAGCACACCCATAAGCTCGCCAGTCTCC ACTGGAACCTGGAAGCGTAACAACAACTCATCCGGCTTTGGTAGCAACGGTTCCTTCAATGCCAACAACAGTACGATGAGTTTAGAGGCATTGAACGGTGGTCTGAGCGATTCTCTGGCGCACAGTCCATCCTTCGTGTCTCCCGAGACGCGGTCACAAGTTATCAGACCAAAGACCCTGGTGGAACGAGCCAGGATGAACGTCGCCTGGCTGGATTCTTCGCTGTCTATAATGGAGCAGGGAATCAGAGAGTTCGATACTCTAAGGCTAAAGTTCAAATTCTACTCGTTTTACGATCTGAACCCAAAAACCGACGCTGTACGCATCAATATGATATACGAACAAGCCAAGTGGCAATTGCTTGCCGAAGAACTCGACTGCACCGAGGAGGAGATGCTTATGTTTGCAGCCCTGCAG GTTCAAGTGAACCTCCAGGCGAGCGTGCCGCAGCCAAATTTTGACAGCAACGGATCCGCAAGCCCCGTAGAGGACGACATAGACGCCGCGCTCACAGACCTTCAGGTCACCTTGGAGGGGAGCAGCATCGGCAACAGTCCGAGTGACATTACTCAGGTTCCGGAGCTTTGCGACTATCTCCGCTTCCTAAAACCAAAACGATTCACTCTCAAGGCGTTTAAACGCTACTGGTTCACATGCAGAGACCTTCAGCTGAGGTTGTACAAGACTAAGGAAGAATTGAACGGATCTGGATCACCTGTTCACAGCATTAATCTTCGCGGATGCGAAGTCACGCCTGACGTTAACCTTTCGCAAGGTCGGTACGGAATCAGACTCGAAGTACCCAGTGCTGAGGGCATGACGGAAATGTGGATTAGGTGTGACACG GAGCAACAATATGCAAAGTGGATGGCAGCCTGCAGATTAGCTGCAAAGGGACGCAGCTTGGCTGACGCTACGTACGAAACTGAGGTCAACAGTATAATGGCGTTTTTGCAACTTCAAAGACCTGCTCCTGCTCCAGCAATCAATCCGAGTTCTTTAGATATCAATCCAGAAGATTATGTAGCTCCAAGATTTGCGAAGAAGCTAAAGGGCAAG TTGGTTCAGAGAATATTGGAGGCTCACACCAACGTCAAAGACTTGCCACTCATCGAGGCTAAATTGAACTACATCAAGGCGTGGCAGTCACTTCCAGACTATGGCATATCTTTGTTCATAGTCAAGTTTATGGACAAAAGCAAGGAAGAACTTCTCGGCGTTGCGAACAATAGGCTTATGAGGATGGAGCTGAGCAGCGGGGATCATCTCAGAACATGGAGATACAATACCATGAAG GCATGGAACGTTAACTGGGAAGTCAAGCACATGATGGTACAGTTCGAGGAAGGTAATGTCATATTCGAATGTCATTCAGCCGACTGTAAGGTTGTTCACGAGTTCATCGGGGGCTACATATTCCTCTCAATGCGTTCTAAAGAGGCTAATCAAACCCTGAATGAGGAATTGTTCCACAAACTGACAGGAGGATGGGTATAA